A genomic stretch from Solanum stenotomum isolate F172 chromosome 8, ASM1918654v1, whole genome shotgun sequence includes:
- the LOC125875024 gene encoding uncharacterized protein LOC125875024, with protein sequence MTMSSSSFMRQLSGKEGWKSTSKRWGGGGGGNWKQMEAGFNNMCGGGNGYNGGLVMRKRVMVVVDQSSHTKHAMMWALTHVTNKGDILTLLHIVPHSSSSSSSHCANNKGFSSDSSSSSAAHLASSLGSLCKACKPEVEVEALVIQGPKMATVMSQVKKLEVSVLVLGQKKPSSLFSCLCGRSSEEEFVEQCINTLDCLTIGVRKQSQGMGGYLISTRWQKNFWLLA encoded by the exons ATGACTATGAGTTCGAGTTCATTTATGAGGCAACTGAGTGGGAAAGAAGGGTGGAAATCGACGTCGAAGAGATGGGGCGGTGGGGGTGGAGGAAATTGGAAGCAAATGGAAGCTGGTTTTAACAATATGTGTGGAGGAGGAAATGGGTATAATGGTGGGTTGGTTATGAGGAAGAGAGTAATGGTGGTGGTGGATCAAAGTTCACATACGAAGCATGCTATGATGTGGGCTCTTACACATGTTACTAATAAAGGAGATATACTCACTCTTCTTCACATTGTACCTCATTCTTCGTCTTCTTCGTCTTCTCATTGTGCTAATAATAAGGGCTTTTCTTCtgattcatcttcttcatctgCTGCTCATCTTGCTAGTTCCCTTGGATCTCTGTGCAAGGCTTGTAAACCTGAA GTTGAAGTGGAAGCACTAGTAATACAAGGACCAAAAATGGCAACAGTAATGAGCCAAGTGAAGAAGCTGGAGGTGTCTGTGTTAGTCTTGGGTCAGAAAAAACCCTCTTCTCTCTTTAGCTG TCTGTGTGGGAGGAGCAGTGAAGAGGAATTTGTGGAACAATGCATCAACACATTGGATTGTTTGACAATAGGAGTAAGGAAGCAAAGCCAGGGTATGGGAGGGTACCTTATCAGCACTAGATGGCAGAAGAATTTCTGGCTCTTGGCCTAA
- the LOC125874210 gene encoding UDP-galactose transporter 1, with protein sequence MEESRLCQWTVIRSVLAILQWWGFNVTVIIMNKWIFQKMDFKFPLTVSCIHFICSAIGAYTVIKVLKLKPLIVVDPEDRWRRIFPMSFVFCINIVLGNVSLRYIPVSFMQTIKSFTPATTVILQWLVWSKHFDLRIWASLIPIVGGILLTSITELSFNTFGFCAALFGCLATSTKTILAESLLHGYKFDSINTVYYMAPFATMILALPALLLEGSGVVAWLQTDPPFLSSFCIIFGSGVLAFCLNFSIFYVIHSTTAVTFNVAGNLKVAVAVTCSWLIFRNPISMMNAVGCAITLVGCTFYGYVRHMLSQQTPGTPRTPRTPRKSMEFVPLVNEKLEDKV encoded by the exons ATGGAGGAAAGCAGGTTGTGTCAGTGGACTGTGATTCGATCCGTACTCGCCATTCTTCAATGGTGGGGTTTTAATGTCACTGTTATTATCATGAATAAGTGGATCTTTCAG AAAATGGATTTTAAGTTTCCTTTGACAGTGTCTTGCATACACTTTATTTGCTCAGCTATTGGCGCATACACGGTGATTAAAGTGCTAAAGCTTAAACCTCTTATTGTGGTTGACCCTGAGGATCGCTGGAGAAGGATTTTCCCCATGTCATTCGTGTTTTGTATCAACATAGTGCTGGGCAATGTCAGCCTGCGCTACATCCCTGTTTCATTTATGCAAACGATAAAGTCATTCACCCCTGCAACTACAG TTATTTTGCAGTGGCTAGTTTGGAGCAAGCACTTTGACTTGAGGATTTGGGCATCTTTGATACCTATTGTTGGAGGAATTCTCCTCACCTCCATCACAGAGCTAAGTTTCAACACATTTGGATTTTGTGCTGCCTTATTTGGTTGTCTGGCTACATCGACAAAGACTATCCTTGCAGAGTCTCTACTGCATGGTTACAAATTTGACAG CATAAACACGGTATATTATATGGCACCTTTTGCCACAATGATCTTGGCGCTACCAGCCTTACTACTGGAAGGCTCTGGAGTAGTGGCATGGCTACAGACGGATCCTCCATTTCTTTCATCCTTCTGTATTATTTTTGGCTCTGGTGTGTTGGCTTTCTGCCTCAATTTCTCTATCTTCTACGTCATTCACTCTACCACTGCAGTCACCTTTAATGTTGCTGGAAACCTTAAG GTTGCCGTTGCTGTAACTTGTTCGTGGCTTATCTTTCGAAACCCAATCTCAATGATGAATGCAGTTGGATGTGCAATAACACTTGTCGGATGTACATTCTATGGGTACGTGAGGCACATGCTCTCACAACAAACACCAGGCACTCCCCGTACACCTCGAACCCCCAGAAAAAGTATGGAGTTTGTCCCTCTAGTAAACGAGAAGTTAGAGGATAAAGTCTAA